The Rosa chinensis cultivar Old Blush chromosome 7, RchiOBHm-V2, whole genome shotgun sequence DNA segment CTTATGAAAGAGATCACCAGCAGTCCATGAGAACTGTCAGAGTGTCAGATCAATAGATATCAGTATATCACTAAGTTTTTATACCTAAAAAGGTAGAAGCTTTTGTAGAGATATATAAGACTGGTGCATCTGGACATTTCCTTTTGCTCCAGGCTTTTGCTTGTTATATTTGTGTTTTGCAAACTCCTTAAAAAGTAACTCGTATGATTGGAGTTTTAATTGCTGCAGTATTAGACACCCAGTATCAGACTTTAAACTACTTTGTGTTGAAACTCCTGACACTGTCATATTATGATTGCTGAATCTGAAAGGAATTGTAAAGGTTTTGTAAATTGCAGTTAAAGAGATAGAGAGCATACAATTGGAAAGCAGCCAAAGTACTTTTCTGGGATTCTCGATATTTTCGGACATTGGGTAGTTTGAATTCCTAAGAATTGATCATTGACTGATGTGCATATCACTTTGCACCCATGAAGCTTAGAACATAATGTAAGAGATGGGGGTTTGTATTCGTTCACCAGGAAAACTTCAGATCGAAGAGCTTTGAAATTTTGCATATACATTAAGAGTCTAATATCTGACGATTTTAGTTGAGATTTGATTTCAGTCAACTGGAGAGATGCTCCCTCTTGAGAATTGGGTATTTCTATGATTTCTCAATATGGATCTGACATTGGTTATTTTACTCCCTCTATACATCACagactaatgtatagatcacttttcACCCATGAACTTAGGACACAGTGCAAGAGATAGGGTCCTGTATCACCAGTAAACTCTAGAGCGATgagctttgaattttttttgtttaaattagaAGCCAATTTCTGATGATATCAGTTGAGTTTTCTGTGATTTCAGTCATAGGACCAACCAATTGAACGCTGGGGTAATTATGATTTTGACATGTCAGCCACCTGGCTTTTGGAGATAATGACTGCCTTGCTTGGGGTGTAATATTTTCAGGTATGATTCAGATTTGTTGGTAAGGCAGGCTATTCAGCTTTTTTCTAAGGAGTTAGGACACACTTAGGGGTGCTAGAGTGGTGGTTATACTGGTTTGTTTGCGCAAGACATTCATAAGATGATACGTGTGGCTTGAAGTTTAGGGGAGACTTGGTTTGTCACATTGCTCCTCATTCCGGCAACCATGATCTCTGGTCCTCAGCCATGGGGCCCATGAATACTTCCATTTTGATTGCACTTATAGTAGTATTCAGCTGAAGCTTATGAGGGAATGTGACTTCCCTTGGCCTGGTCTCTCTTGGTCCTAAAGCATAAGGTGGGCTGTCTCTTATTTTGAAGGTGAAACAGCTCACTTTTAGAGTTAAgctttgcctctctctctctgttgaaGCTTCTTTGGGGGAAAGGGAAAGTGTTGTTAATCCTGAAGTCTCTCATCACAACTGTGATGGTAGAGTGGAGCGTCCCCGATACATGCTTAGATGGAATTGcttttttattattgttattattatttttgcttCTTGTTGCTAGTTCAAACTTCTCCCCTAACCTTGGTTTCGGGCTTTTGTGAATTTCTGGTTGCGTTTGTTTTTTCCCCTTTTGCTTTTTAGCTCTGGGCTGGGTTTAGTCTTATTTGATGATTCACCATTGTGATTTTGTTTGGTTTCCTTGCTGGACCGTTTGGGTTGTGTTTATAGGATCCTTAggctttttccttctttttaacATTTGAGTGTTGTTTTTTTCATGGGTCACATGCCCCTTGCAAATTAGTAACCTTTTAGTTAATTTTATATAGTACGTAATTGAACATCACTCCCCATTCCAAAGTGAAAGAATTTTCTATAATGTGTGGAGTTTGAAATGATTTTCCTGGTTTAGTGATCGAAATGTAGTGGCCAGTAAGGCTAATTGCCTGAAAGAATTATCCCATAATATGTTTTGTCTGTACAAGCCTGCTTATGTGGGCAGTTTGACTCATGTAGTTAGAAATATCTCGGAAATAGTTGCACAACTATCTTACATCTATTTACATAAAAGTCTATTATGAAAACTGATTAAATATTTGTTGAATGGGGAATCTGGGATATTCTAGTATGTAGATTAAAACTAATTTATTGTGATGATGTTCATTTATTGCTGCTCAGTATTGATAGCTTCAGGTCAGGGCTTATAGTTTAAGCACCTATTAGTTGGTTCAGGATCTTCCCTGAAGCATTGCCACACATTAGGTTTTAAGCTTTTTCTTGTTCGATGCACTTGAAGTTTTAACATTAGGGACTAACTAGTTAGCATGTAGATTAAACCAAGTTAAGAGATGGTCTTAAATTTTGCTTCAATGATTCAGTTCAGAAAAGTTCATTCATTGCTGCACACTATGGGCTCAGGTTTTTAAACTTAAGCACCTCATTTGTTGGTTCAGGATCTTCTCCTGAAGCATTGCTTTAGGCTTCCTTGTGCTTGAACTCTTAACGTTGGAGACTATAGTTAAAAGATGGTGAACACCATGTCCACATTTTTATCACAGGATTGGTGCTTTTACAATATCACAGTACCACTATCATCTGTATTCAGAAATTCTTAATTAAGTGATCATTTTGACCATCCATCACTCATCTGTGCTAtacctttgttttgtttaactGGGTTATATGCCCACTTTGTAAGTATGGCTAGATTTATTTTACTGGGTTATATGATCTTGTAAGTATGGCTAATTCTTCTTTTGCTCTTTTAATTTCTTGCATTTAGATTTCTTCCATTGCCTGAAGGAGCTCTTTGTCTGATTGCTGCCACGGCATTCTCTGCGGAGTATCTCTTGTTCTACTTTCACTCAACAACTCATAAAGGCCTCGAGGGGTATTACCACATCATCCTTGTCCTTCTAATTGGGCTCTGTATATTATCAACTGTTACAGGAGCGCTCCTACCAACCAGCTTTCCAGTTGATTTATGCAATGGTATTGCCTTAACTCTCCAAGGCATCTGGTTTTATCAGACTGCATTCACCCTCTATGGTCCGATGATGCCAGATGGTTGTCAGTTGAAGGAAGGAATGATCTCATGTCATTCTGCAGACAATGAGGTCCGGGGAGAGTTACTTGCAAACTTCCAGTTCTTCTCCATAGTTCTTGGTGTACTTGTTGCAGTTGTGGGAGCATATAGTTTCATTGCTTCAAGATTTGGGCATTCAGATCTTACCCGTTTGCATGCAGTACCTGTATTGGTTGACGATCAAATGAGGGGTATGTTTAGATTAATTTTTAACATGATTTCGTGTCAAATGAACTCTGGCTCCCCATTTTTTCCCAAGTAGAAAGCAATTTGATTATA contains these protein-coding regions:
- the LOC112178741 gene encoding transmembrane protein 45B, whose translation is MGSFKGHAVPGTLFLVVGLWHIWSALVRYVSDPKSFRVRVWNPVPGFDGRIKYLELYVIAVGAFIDLCIELLYSPHLKFFVNGVLNPAHMNDFEHSGMLLMFFIFGVIALLSQETRFLPLPEGALCLIAATAFSAEYLLFYFHSTTHKGLEGYYHIILVLLIGLCILSTVTGALLPTSFPVDLCNGIALTLQGIWFYQTAFTLYGPMMPDGCQLKEGMISCHSADNEVRGELLANFQFFSIVLGVLVAVVGAYSFIASRFGHSDLTRLHAVPVLVDDQMRGF